The Syngnathus scovelli strain Florida chromosome 18, RoL_Ssco_1.2, whole genome shotgun sequence genome contains a region encoding:
- the LOC125985841 gene encoding dnaJ homolog subfamily C member 13 isoform X1, with amino-acid sequence MNVLKDNKDLACYYTTKHSWRGKYKRVFSVGTHGITTYNPTTLEVTNQWPYGDICGIGPVGKGQGTEFSLTFRKGTGKKSETLKFSTEHRTELLTEALRFRTEFSEGKITGRRYNCYKHHWSDTRKAVSLEVTPGGIDQIDPHTNRVLCSYDYRNVEGFAETSDYQGGFCILYGGFGRLHLFASEHRDDIIRSAIEHAGNFIGIVLRLRKETLTFESFVTERFGKYSSDESITSLAEFVVQKITPRHQEPVKRILALTETCLVERDPASYNIVTIKPFGEVFALICDVDNPQVFTVEFIRGQIRKFSSTERDSLLASLLDGVRASGNRDVCVKMAPTRRGQRWGLLCMPVDEEVESLHLKFLAAPPNGNFADAVFRFNANISYSGVLHAVTQDGLFSENKEKLINNAVLALLSQEAELPALNAELESHFQAIRRLVASKAGFQAFTQLPKFREKLGVKTVKALKRNNNGVTHAAIDMLCALMCPMHDDYDLRQEQLNKASLLSSKKFLENLLEKFITNVDQGSGALVISSLLDFLTFALCAPYSETTEGQQFDMLLEMVASNGRTLFKLFQHPSMAIVKGAGLVMKAIIEEGDKEIATKMQELALSEGALPRHLHTSLFTISADQRMLTNRQLSRHLVGLWTAENPVAMNLLKRILPTGLLAYMDSSDSVPEKDVDRMHVRDNLKIATDLLNRSKVPEWQRIAGKAAKEVEKFAKEKTDLVLMHWRDKMGIAQKEQDRNNLNANQKPVILRKRRQRIKIEANWELFYYRFQLDHARSNLIWNLKTREELRDALEGEMRAFNVDRELGNATVISWNHQEFEVKYECLSDEIKIGDYYLRLLLEEDENAESSAIKRSYEFFNELYHRFLLTPKVTMKCLCLQALTIVYGKCFEEIGPFTDTKYIVGMLDRCTDKLERDRLILFLNKLILNRKNVKDVMDSNGVRILVDLLTLAHLHTSRATVPLQSNVLEASPDMKRESEKEWYFGNADKERRGPFSFEEMQEFWTTGVLTAKTRCWAQGMDGWRPLQAVPQLKWCLLATGQAVMNETDLATLILNMLITMCSYYPSRDQDNAIIRPLPKIKRMISDSACLPHIVQLLLTFDPILVEKVANVLYLVMQDNPNLQRLYLTGVFFFIMMYTGSNVLPVARFLKYTHLKQAFKSEESKGQDIVQRSVLGPALPEAMVCYLENYEAERFSEIFLGEFDTPEAIWSCEMRRMMIEKIAAHIADFSPRLQSNTRALYQYCPIPVVSFPQLDNELFCNIYYLRHLCDTVHFPNWPIRDAVKLLKDTLDAWKREVEKKPPSMSIDDAYEVLNLPKGQGIHEESKIRKAYFRLAQKYHPDKNPDGRDMFEKVNKAYEFLCTKSARVLDGPDPENIILILKTQSILFNRHKDDLEPYKYAGYPMLIKTITMETEDDQLFSKTSPLLPAAAELAFHTVNCSALNAEELRRENGIEVLLEAFSRCVSVLTASSKADDMAVQVCGHICKCYSVAAQFEECREKMIELPYIIRDLCHILYYGKGLPKTAALAVQCVSSFAVDFFLQTQLYHAGVLWHLLVHLFNYDYTLEESGVQTSQDSNQQEVANYLAKLSLVSLSRLGGYLPLPRGVDGGDLAPETNGVETVPPENPSIRKSLAALLTPYISRKLGTGSSPEVLKLLNSNTENPYLIWNNGTRAELLEFLEGQQEDNIKRGENDESFGAEFTFSEHGKELIVGEIFVRVYNEQPTFPLEHPKAFAASLLDYVGSQAQYLHTLLAMSQSNKVESQQHAERLRFAEMALEALRNVIKNNPGSETECIGHFKLLFSLLRVHGAGRVQQLVLEVVNTVTSNQECVSNIAESLVLSNLLLLLHSLPSSRQMVLETLHALTSNTKIVKEAMAKGALIYLLDLFCNCTHPQVRTQTAELFSKMTSDKLVGPKVRLTLIRFLPSVFMDAMRDNAEAAVHIFEGTHENPELIWNDSSRETVSTTVREMMLEHFKQQKDNPDINWKLPEDFTVAYGAGQGELEVGGVFLRIFIAQPGWVLRKPRDFLVSLLETLTELLEKNNPNGEALETVTTAAVCLFSTQAQLADQVPPLGHLPRILAALNHKNNAIPKSSIRLIHVLSDNELCVRSMSALEAIGPLMTGMKARADMAGLACEALNRMFQKEQTELVAQALRVDLVPYLLKLLEGIGLETVDNPSATKAQIVKALKSMTRSLQYGEQVNEILAKSSVWSAFKDQKHDLFINESQTAGYLTGPGVAGYLTAAGSGTTVLPSGPPPVDSDQG; translated from the exons ATGAATGTCCTGAAAGACAACAAGGACCTGGCCTGCTACTACACCACCAAGCACTCCTGGAGGGGGAA GTACAAGCGTGTCTTCTCTGTGGGCACGCATGGCATCACCACGTACAACCCCACCACGCTGGAAGTGACAAATCAG TGGCCTTATGGAGACATTTGTGGAATCGGGCCGGTGGGAAAAGGCCAAGGAACGGAGTTCAGCCTGACCTTCCGAAAAGGCACCGGCAAGAAGTCAGAGACACTCAAGTTCTCCACTGAGCATCGAACGGAGCTGCTCACCGAAGCACTG aGATTCCGAACTGAATTTTCAGAAGGGAAAATCACCGGCAGG CGGTACAACTGCTACAAGCACCACTGGAGCGACACGCGCAAGGCCGTCAGCTTGGAGGTGACGCCGGGCGGCATCGACCAGATCGACCCGCACACCAACCGGGTTCTGTGCTCCTACGACTACCGCAATGTGGAAGGCTTCGCCGAGACCTCCGACTACCAGGGCGGCTTCTGCATCCTTTACGGCGGCTTCGGCAGGCTG CATCTGTTTGCCTCGGAGCACCGCGACGACATCATCCGCAGCGCCATCGAGCACGCCGGCAACTTCATTGGCATCGTGCTGCGGCTGCGGAAGGAGACGCTCACCTTTGAGAGTTTTGTGACCGAGCGGTTTGGGAAGTACAGCTCAGACGAGAGCATCACCTCGCTGGCCGAGTTTGTGGTGCAGAAGATCACCCCGCGCCACCAG GAGCCCGTGAAGCGTATCTTGGCGCTGACCGAGACGTGCTTGGTGGAGAGAGATCCGGCTTCCTACAACATCGTCACCATCAAGCCGTTCGGGGAG GTGTTTGCGCTCATCTGCGATGTCGACAACCCTCAAGTGTTTACAGTGGAATTCATCAGAGGCCAAATCAGGAAGTTCTCCTCCACAGAACG GGATTCTCTTCTGGCCAGCCTGCTGGACGGCGTGCGCGCTTCGGGCAATAGGGACGTGTGCGTCAAGATGGCGCCCACGCGGCGTGGCCAGCGATGGGGCCTCCTGTGCATGCCCGTGGACGAGGAGGTGGAGAGTCTGCACCTCAAGTTCCTGGCTGCGCCTCCGA ATGGCAACTTTGCCGACGCAGTGTTTCGCTTCAACGCCAACATCTCCTACAGCGGCGTGTTGCACGCAGTCACACAAGAC GGTCTGTTCTCGGAGAACAAAGAGAAGCTGATCAACAACGCCGTCCTGGCCCTTCTGTCGCAAGAGGCCGAGCTCCCCGCGCTCAACGCCGAGCTGGAGAGCCACTTCCAGGCCATCCGCCGCCTGGTGGCTTCCAAGGCTGGCTTCCAGGCCTTCACTCAGCTACCAAA GTTCCGGGAGAAATTAGGAGTAAAGACGGTGAAAGCTTTAAAGAGGAACAACAACGGCGTGACGCACGCTGCTATCGACATGCTTTGCGCCCTGATGTGT CCCATGCACGACGACTACGACCTAAGGCAGGAGCAGCTCAACAAGGCGTCCCTGCTGTCATCCAAGAAGTTCCTGGAAAACCTGCTTGAAAAATTCATCACCAATGTG gaCCAAGGAAGCGGAGCTTTGGTCATCAGTTCACTGCTGGACTTTTTAACCTTCGCCTTGTGCGCCCCCTACAGCGAGACCACCGAGGGCCAGCAGTTTGACATGCTGCTGGAGATGGTGGCCTCCAACGGACGCACGCTCTTCAAACTCTTCCAG CATCCCTCTATGGCCATCGTCAAGGGAGCCGGCTTGGTGATGAAGGCCATCATTGAG GAAGGAGACAAAGAAATCGCCACCAAGATGCAGGAGCTGGCTTTGAGCGAGGGCGCCCTTCCTCGCCACCTGCACACCTCCTTGTTCACCATCAGCGCCGACCAAAGGATGCTCACCAACAG ACAGCTGAGCCGTCACCTGGTGGGACTGTGGACCGCAGAGAACCCCGTCGCCATGAATCTCCTCAAGAGAATACTG CCGACGGGCCTGCTGGCCTACATGGACAGTTCCGATTCGGTGCCGGAGAAAGACGTGGATCGAATGCACGTTCGAGATAACTTGAAAATTGCCACG GACCTACTCAACCGCAGCAAAGTGCCCGAGTGGCAGCGGATAGCCGGCAAAGCAGCCAAAGAGGTGGAGAAGTTCGCCAAGGAGAAGACCGATCTGGTCCTCATGCACTGGAGGGACAAGATGGGCATCGCTCAGAAGGAG CAGGACAGAAATAACTTG AATGCCAACCAAAAGCCCGTCATCCTGAGAAAACGACGACAGCGGATCAAGATCGAAGCCAACTGGGAGCTTTTTTACTACAG ATTCCAGCTGGACCACGCCCGCTCCAACCTCATCTGGAATCTGAAGACCAGGGAGGAACTGCGGGATGCGCTGGAAGGCGAAATGCGTGCCTTCAACGTGGACCGCGAGCTGGGCAACGCCACCGTCATCTCTTGGAACCACCAAGAGTTTGAG GTGAAGTACGAGTGCCTTTCCGATGAGATCAAAATTGGTGACTATTACTTGCGCCTCCTGCTGGAGGAGGATGAAAATGCCGAATCCAGTGCCATCAAGAGATC GTACGAGTTCTTCAACGAGCTCTACCACCGCTTCCTGCTGACACCCAAAGTCACCATGAAGTGCCTGTGCCTTCAGGCGCTCACCATCGTGTACGGCAAGTGCTTCGAAGAGATCGGCCCCTTCACCGACACCAAATACATCGTGGGCATGCTGGACCGG TGTACGGACAAGCTGGAAAGAGACAGGCTCATCCTCTTCTTGAACAAGCTGATTCTCAACAGG AAAAACGTGAAAGACGTGATGGACTCTAACGGGGTGCGCATCCTGGTGGACCTGCTCACCTTGGCCCACCTGCATACCAGCAGAGCCACGGTGCCGCTGCAG AGTAACGTCTTGGAAGCGTCGCCTGACATGAAGCGAGAGAGCGAAAAGGAGTGGTATTTTGGCAACGCAGACAAGGAAAGAAGAGGACCTTTCAGTTTTGAAGAG ATGCAGGAGTTTTGGACGACGGGCGTCCTGACGGCCAAGACGCGCTGCTGGGCCCAGGGCATGGACGGCTGGCGCCCCCTGCAGGCCGTGCCGCAGCTCAAGTGGTGCCTGCTGGCCACGGGGCAGGCGGTGATGAATGAGACGGACTTGGCGACGCTCATCCTCAACATGCTCATCACCATGTGCTCCTACTACCCCAGCAG GGATCAAGATAATGCCATTATTCGCCCATTACCAAAGATCAAGAGGATGATAAGTGACAGCGCTTGCCTGCCTCATATTGTGCAG cttCTCTTGACGTTTGACCCCATCCTGGTGGAGAAGGTGGCCAACGTGCTGTACCTGGTGATGCAGGACAACCCCAACTTGCAGCGGCTCTACTTGACCGGAGTCTTCTTCTTCATCATGATGTATACGGGCTCCAACGTGCTTCCCGTGGCAAG gTTCCTGAAGTACACTCACTTGAAACAAGCCTTTAAATCTGAAGAG TCCAAAGGTCAGGACATCGTGCAGCGCAGCGTTCTCGGACCGGCCCTTCCCGAAGCCATGGTGTGCTACTTGGAGAACTATGAGGCCGAACGCTTCTCTGAGATCTTCTTGGGAGAATTCGACACCCCCGAGGCCATCTGGAGCTGCGAGATGAG GCGGATGATGATCGAGAAGATAGCCGCGCATATTGCCGACTTCAGCCCGAGGCTGCAGAGCAACACACGCGCCCTCTACCAGTACTGCCCCATCCCTGTCGTCAGCTTCCCTCAACTGGACAACGAGCTCTTCTGCAACATCTACTACCTCCGACACCTGTGCGACACCGTCCACTTCCCCAACTGGCCTATTCGAGATGCC GTGAAGCTGCTGAAAGACACACTTGACGCATGGAAGAGAGAGGTGGAGAAGAAGCCCCCCTCGATGTCAATAGATGACGCTTACGAAGTTCTCAACCTCCCCAAAGGACAAGGAAT TCACGAGGAGAGCAAGATCAGAAAGGCTTACTTCAGGCTGGCGCAGAAGTACCATCCAGACAAGAACCCTGATGGCAGG GACATGTTTGAGAAAGTCAACAAGGCCTACGAGTTCCTTTGCACAAAGTCAGCACGGGTCCTCGACGGCCCCGACCCGGAAAACATTATCCTCATCCTCAAGACCCAAAGCATCCTTTTCAACCGGCACAAAGACG ATCTGGAGCCCTACAAGTACGCTGGCTACCCCATGCTCATCAAAACCATCACTATGGAGACCGAAGACGACCAGCTCTTCTCCAAGACCTCGCCGCTCCTGCCGGCCGCTGCCGAACTGGCCTTTCACACCGTCAACTGCTCGGCGCTCAACGCCGAGGAACTGCGGCGCGAGAAtggaatcgag GTGTTGCTGGAGGCGTTTTCCCGCTGCGTCTCCGTGTTGACTGCATCCAGCAAGGCGGACGACATGGCCGTTCAG GTGTGCGGGCACATCTGCAAGTGCTACAGCGTGGCGGCGCAATTTGAGGAATGCCGAGAAAAGATGATCGAGCTGCCTTACATCATCAGAGACCTCTGTCACATTTTGTACTATGGAAAG GGTCTCCCCAAAACGGCAGCCTTGGCGGTGCAGTGCGTCAGCTCCTTTGCGGTGGACTTCTTCCTGCAGACGCAACTGTACCACGCCGGCGTGCTCTGGCACTTGCTGGTGCACCTCTTCAACTACGACTACACACTGGAGGAGAGCGGCGTCCAGACCAGCCAAGACAGCAACCAGCAGGAGGTGGCCAACTACCTGGCCAAGCTCAGCCTAGTGTCCCTCAGCCGCCTGGGGGGCTACCTGCCGTTGCCGCGCGGCGTCGATGGCGGCGACCTTGCACCGGAGACCAACGGAGTAGAAACCGTCCCCCCGGAGAACCCCAGCATCCGCAAAAGCCTGGCCGCTTTGCTGACACCGTACATATCTAGGAAGCTGGGAACGGGATCTTCACCTGAG GTCTTGAAActgctgaacagcaacacggagaACCCCTACCTCATCTGGAACAACGGCACGAGAGCCGAGCTGCTCGAGTTCCTGGAGGGTCAACAAGAGGACAACATTAAAAGA GGGGAGAACGACGAGAGCTTCGGTGCAGAATTCACCTTCAGCGAGCACGGCAAAGAGCTCATCGTCGGCGAGATCTTTGTGCGTGTTTACAATGAGCAACCAACGTTCCCACTTGAA CATCCCAAAGCGTTTGCCGCGAGCCTGCTGGACTACGTGGGCTCGCAGGCGCAGTACCTGCACACACTGCTGGCCATGAGCCAAAGCAACAAGGTGGAGTCGCAGCAGCACGCCGAGCGTCTCCGCTTTGCCGAAATGGCTCTGGAGGCTCTCCGCAACGTCATCAAGAACAACCCTG GTTCTGAGACTGAGTGCATCGGCCATTTCAAGTTGCTCTTCTCGCTGCTGCGAGTTCATGGCGCCGGCAGGGTGCAGCAGCTTGTGCTAGAG GTCGTCAACACGGTGACTTCCAATCAAGAATGCGTGAGCAACATTGCTGAGTCGCTGGTGCTGTCCAACCTCCTCTTGCTGCTGCACTCCCTCCCATCGA GCAGGCAAATGGTGTTGGAAACGCTCCATGCTTTGACATCCAACACCAAAATAGTCAAGGAAGCCATGGCCAAAG GTGCTCTCATCTACTTGCTCGATCTCTTCTGTAACTGCACGCACCCTCAGGTTCGCACACAGACGGCTGAGCTTTTCTCCAAGATGACTTCGGACAAGCTGGTCGGGCCCAAG GTCCGCCTGACTCTGATCCGTTTCCTCCCGAGCGTGTTTATGGACGCCATGCGGGACAACGCCGAGGCAGCCGTGCACATCTTTGAGGGAACGCACGAGAATCCCGAACTCATCTGGAACGACAGCTCCCGCGAGACCGTGTCCACTACCGTGCGGGAGATGATGCTTGA gcaCTTTAAACAGCAGAAGGATAATCCTGACATCAACTGGAAA CTGCCAGAGGACTTTACTGTGGCCTACGGAGCCGGCCAGGGCGAGCTGGAAGTGGGCGGAGTCTTTTTGCGCATCTTTATCGCGCAGCCCGGCTGGGTGCTGCGCAAGCCTCGCGACTTCCTGGTGTCGCTCTTGGAGACCCTGACGGAGCTGCTGGAGAAGAACAATCCCAAC GGGGAGGCACTGGAGACGGTCACCACGGCAGCCGTGTGTCTGTTCAGCACGCAGGCGCAGCTGGCTGATCAGGTTCCTCCGCTAGGTCACTTGCCTCGCATATTAGCCGCGCTCAACCACAAGAACAACGCCATCCCCAAGAGCTCCATCCGCCTTATCCACGTGCTCTCGGATAACGAG CTCTGCGTACGCTCCATGTCCGCCCTGGAGGCCATCGGTCCGCTGATGACCGGAATGAAGGCCCGCGCAGACATGGCCGGGCTGGCCTGCGAGGCACTGAACCGCATGTTCCAGAAAGAGCAGACGGAACTGGTGGCTCAG GCTCTCCGAGTGGACCTGGTTCCATACCTCCTGAAGCTCCTGGAAGGTATCGGCCTGGAGACCGTGGACAACCCGTCGGCCACCAAGGCCCAAATCGTGAAGGCGCTCAAGTCCATGACGCGCAGTCTGCAATACGGAGAACAG GTGAACGAGATCTTGGCCAAGTCCTCCGTGTGGAGTGCCTTCAAGGACCAGAAGCATGATCTCTTCATTAATGAGTCTCAGACTGCAGGCTACCTGACAG GGCCAGGAGTAGCCGGTTACCTCACGGCAGCAGGCAGCGGCACAACTGTACTGCCCAGCGGCCCGCCTCCGGTGGACAGCGATCAAGGCTGA